A single region of the Syntrophales bacterium genome encodes:
- a CDS encoding glutaredoxin family protein, translating into MTVRMFTLSTCGHCRAAKRFMEDNAIDFQFIDVDLLTGEQRKNTIEELTGYNPARSFPTILIGDSILVGFNESKLREALGI; encoded by the coding sequence ATGACGGTAAGAATGTTTACGCTGAGCACTTGCGGCCACTGCCGGGCCGCAAAAAGATTCATGGAGGATAATGCCATTGACTTTCAGTTTATCGATGTTGATTTGCTGACCGGCGAGCAAAGAAAAAATACGATCGAAGAATTGACCGGTTATAATCCAGCACGCAGTTTCCCGACTATTTTGATTGGAGACAGCATCCTAGTCGGTTTCAATGAAAGCAAATTGAGAGAGGCATTAGGGATATGA
- a CDS encoding NAD(P)/FAD-dependent oxidoreductase, producing MPDKKYDAVIVGGGHHATIIACYLQRAGLKTAMFERWHEMGGGACGEELPLPGFIQNVCAHFTRFYTNPAYSDFNLRDYGLVYLFPENNEAWIYPDGSYIMGKTIFPVVDPLTGRSEFSQAAADYTIKEIAKINQDDADTVEKIIQSFKNKWKKAFGLYRYTGPGEWGNRPDPLEALFDDPKDGLDREICMGTVGEIATRMFKSPEMQTFYMRAMQTSNGLMPCDRPGPYWHVHALGLILSMDAAAIVTGGTHSITHALLRAFQQYGGEFFVLNEVKKVLVDNNKAYGIELKNGDRVLADIVVSDLSVELTLEAVGKEWTPDELWEKAQKLKVKPPTLEDTGYERTQLMWGNIALMEAPVYPMNPELGMVPRLYFGKADPDYFLSGRYQKERWEKGIADQLYLLVAPDVQWDKTRAPAGRFAALVEEFTCPWRNFSEREWLRMKREIETRMVKEWAKYAPNVTMDNFISAWIATPDDVVNRNLCMPQGGWGALDANYECLGRMRPFPEISGYRMPVKNYYLCSSAAHSAHGIGRGSSYNCYKVIAQDLGLKYRPWEERGW from the coding sequence ATGCCAGATAAAAAGTATGATGCAGTGATCGTCGGCGGTGGGCATCACGCAACCATAATCGCGTGTTACCTGCAGCGGGCCGGCCTCAAGACGGCGATGTTTGAGCGGTGGCACGAGATGGGCGGCGGCGCCTGCGGTGAAGAGCTGCCGCTGCCGGGTTTTATCCAGAACGTATGCGCGCACTTTACCAGATTCTACACAAATCCTGCCTATTCAGATTTTAATTTGCGCGATTACGGCCTGGTTTACCTGTTCCCGGAAAACAACGAGGCTTGGATCTATCCCGACGGCAGCTATATTATGGGGAAAACGATCTTTCCGGTTGTCGATCCGCTCACGGGCCGGTCTGAATTCTCGCAGGCGGCCGCCGACTACACGATCAAGGAGATCGCCAAGATTAACCAGGACGACGCAGACACGGTAGAGAAAATTATTCAAAGCTTCAAAAACAAATGGAAAAAAGCTTTCGGCCTTTACCGTTATACGGGACCCGGGGAATGGGGGAACAGGCCTGATCCGCTGGAGGCGCTCTTCGATGATCCGAAAGACGGCCTGGATCGGGAGATTTGCATGGGAACAGTGGGCGAGATCGCCACGCGGATGTTCAAGAGCCCCGAGATGCAGACCTTCTACATGCGCGCCATGCAGACCTCAAACGGCCTGATGCCCTGCGACCGGCCGGGCCCCTACTGGCATGTTCACGCCCTGGGGCTCATCCTCTCGATGGATGCCGCGGCGATCGTCACCGGGGGAACACACAGCATCACCCATGCGCTGCTGCGGGCCTTCCAGCAGTACGGGGGCGAATTTTTCGTTCTCAACGAGGTCAAGAAAGTCCTCGTAGATAACAACAAGGCTTACGGAATCGAATTGAAAAATGGCGATCGGGTGCTGGCCGACATCGTCGTGAGTGATTTGAGCGTGGAACTGACGCTGGAGGCCGTAGGCAAGGAGTGGACGCCCGATGAACTCTGGGAAAAGGCGCAGAAACTGAAGGTAAAACCTCCGACGCTAGAGGACACGGGCTATGAAAGAACGCAGTTGATGTGGGGAAATATTGCCCTGATGGAGGCGCCCGTTTACCCCATGAACCCGGAATTGGGGATGGTTCCCCGGCTGTACTTTGGCAAGGCTGACCCCGACTATTTCCTGAGCGGCCGTTATCAGAAAGAACGCTGGGAGAAGGGCATCGCCGACCAGTTGTACCTCCTCGTAGCGCCGGACGTGCAGTGGGACAAAACCCGCGCCCCAGCCGGTAGATTCGCCGCCCTTGTGGAGGAATTCACGTGCCCCTGGAGAAATTTCTCGGAACGGGAATGGCTGAGAATGAAGCGGGAAATTGAAACCCGCATGGTGAAAGAGTGGGCGAAATATGCCCCCAATGTAACGATGGACAACTTCATTTCCGCCTGGATTGCCACGCCGGACGACGTGGTCAACAGAAATCTCTGCATGCCCCAGGGAGGTTGGGGGGCACTCGATGCTAACTATGAGTGTTTGGGAAGGATGAGACCCTTTCCGGAGATATCGGGATACCGCATGCCAGTCAAAAATTACTACCTCTGTTCGTCGGCAGCGCATTCCGCCCACGGGATTGGTCGAGGCAGCAGCTACAACTGCTATAAGGTTATTGCCCAGGATCTGGGGCTTAAATACCGGCCATGGGAAGAGCGCGGCTGGTAG
- a CDS encoding B12-binding domain-containing radical SAM protein, with translation MRIVLVHPRGFNWFPGHRDITDIANRMVPQGILSIAAYLLKQGHDVFIYDCLGPGVPVSLSEQVKAILNYEPQMVGFSATTSSFPDAAEMAQKIKEHSANIKTVCGGVHVSALQDQLLRAYPAFDFLCIGEGELTMAELAQGMDPAEIKGLIWRQGSEAITNQLRPQIPDLDCLPFPAYEKLKGFPHDYHLPLFSYVRTPGATMITSRGCMYQCSYCDRSVFRKGFRYNSASYIYDHMNYLRTRFGVRHINIYDDLFTADRVRIIELCEKLARRPLGIQFNCDVRVGYTDDELLKMLRDAGCLVVSLGIESADPQMLARHKSGVSLEGVCDTVRRIHAAGLRAKGLFIMGLPGETEGSIRRTSDFIISLGLDDMNMSKFTPFPGAPLWSTIRKEGTFNEDWRLMNCMNFVFVPKEIASKERLDLLYNEYVKRFYSDPEWRRKFRRRLWQHRKSITYLIHHLPSFWSAKRQFEPGR, from the coding sequence ATGCGCATTGTTCTCGTTCACCCGCGGGGATTTAACTGGTTTCCCGGTCATCGCGATATTACCGACATCGCCAATCGCATGGTTCCCCAGGGGATTTTGTCCATCGCCGCGTATCTGTTGAAACAGGGGCATGACGTTTTTATTTACGATTGCCTGGGTCCGGGCGTTCCGGTTAGCCTCTCTGAACAGGTTAAAGCGATCTTGAATTATGAACCTCAGATGGTCGGATTTTCGGCCACAACATCTTCGTTTCCTGATGCAGCAGAGATGGCGCAGAAAATCAAGGAACACTCCGCGAACATTAAAACCGTCTGCGGAGGCGTGCATGTTTCCGCATTGCAAGACCAGTTGCTCCGCGCTTACCCTGCCTTTGACTTTCTCTGCATCGGCGAGGGAGAGCTCACGATGGCGGAACTGGCCCAAGGCATGGATCCTGCGGAAATCAAGGGATTGATATGGCGCCAAGGTTCCGAAGCAATTACAAATCAGCTCCGCCCCCAAATACCCGATTTGGACTGTCTCCCGTTTCCCGCTTATGAAAAGCTCAAGGGTTTTCCTCACGATTACCACCTGCCTTTGTTCAGCTATGTCCGTACGCCCGGGGCGACGATGATTACGTCAAGGGGTTGCATGTATCAATGTTCTTATTGTGATCGTTCCGTCTTCAGGAAGGGATTTCGCTATAACTCCGCTTCTTATATTTACGATCACATGAACTATTTGAGGACAAGATTTGGTGTGCGGCATATTAATATTTATGACGACTTGTTTACCGCGGATCGCGTCCGCATTATTGAGCTCTGCGAAAAACTTGCCCGACGTCCCTTGGGTATTCAGTTCAACTGCGATGTGCGGGTTGGTTACACGGATGATGAATTGCTCAAAATGCTGAGAGATGCCGGCTGTCTTGTGGTTTCTCTGGGTATCGAATCGGCAGACCCGCAAATGTTGGCCAGGCACAAATCCGGGGTCTCGCTTGAGGGGGTATGTGATACCGTGAGGCGGATTCATGCCGCAGGGCTGCGGGCAAAAGGGCTATTTATTATGGGCTTGCCAGGAGAAACGGAAGGATCTATTCGAAGAACTTCTGATTTTATTATTTCGTTGGGGCTGGACGACATGAATATGTCCAAATTTACCCCTTTTCCCGGGGCTCCGCTTTGGTCAACGATCAGGAAAGAAGGGACATTTAATGAAGATTGGCGGTTGATGAATTGCATGAATTTTGTTTTTGTCCCCAAGGAAATCGCGTCAAAAGAGAGATTGGATCTTCTTTACAATGAGTACGTGAAGCGCTTCTATTCCGATCCCGAGTGGCGCAGGAAATTCCGCCGTCGTCTGTGGCAGCATCGTAAAAGCATTACGTATTTAATTCATCATTTGCCGTCGTTCTGGTCGGCCAAGCGTCAGTTTGAGCCCGGCAGATGA
- a CDS encoding ARMT1-like domain-containing protein: MKPDIKCGLCLLEWVYERAIAENSNEDIPPLFKSIVHLLAREMADSANVGALCNQAADLIYEFVPPESDFWRAIKRETNDYVRKLLPQAAAYVNQARTPRGKFQRACSLAATGNVSPMGAPAGGKAFSFPEALAIMTGEGPLPVFIGDAFKAATQSNHVFYVTDNAGEIGFDALLVAQLKGMGKDVTVVVKEPAYFEDATLADAEFFNLNRTADRIVTVKKVFVPGNGKSAANRVFRKSDLVISKGTGNYEALRGETQGKSALFLLKIKCAAIARDMKISEGKFVVKLDARS, from the coding sequence ATGAAACCGGACATCAAATGCGGGTTATGCCTTTTGGAGTGGGTTTATGAGCGGGCGATAGCCGAGAACAGCAATGAGGACATCCCCCCGCTGTTCAAAAGTATCGTCCACCTCCTTGCCCGCGAGATGGCAGACTCAGCCAATGTGGGCGCTCTGTGCAACCAGGCAGCGGACTTGATTTATGAATTTGTTCCCCCGGAATCAGATTTCTGGAGGGCAATCAAGCGGGAAACAAATGATTATGTAAGGAAGCTGCTGCCGCAGGCCGCTGCCTATGTAAATCAGGCAAGAACGCCGCGCGGGAAATTTCAAAGAGCCTGCTCGCTCGCCGCCACGGGAAATGTTTCGCCAATGGGCGCGCCGGCAGGAGGAAAAGCATTTTCTTTTCCCGAGGCGCTGGCGATCATGACGGGGGAAGGTCCCCTCCCCGTTTTTATCGGCGATGCCTTCAAGGCCGCGACCCAGTCAAATCACGTCTTCTATGTAACAGATAACGCAGGCGAAATAGGGTTTGACGCGCTTCTTGTGGCACAACTCAAAGGGATGGGAAAAGATGTGACTGTGGTCGTCAAGGAACCGGCCTATTTCGAGGATGCGACCCTTGCGGATGCAGAATTTTTCAACCTGAACCGCACAGCCGACAGAATAGTGACAGTAAAAAAGGTTTTTGTTCCCGGAAATGGCAAGTCGGCCGCCAACCGAGTCTTTCGCAAGAGCGATCTCGTAATTTCCAAAGGAACCGGAAATTACGAAGCTCTGCGAGGTGAAACACAAGGAAAATCAGCGTTATTTCTTTTAAAAATCAAGTGCGCGGCGATCGCCAGGGATATGAAAATCAGTGAGGGAAAATTTGTCGTCAAACTTGACGCAAGGAGCTGA
- a CDS encoding LysR family transcriptional regulator produces MMNLNQLRALYCVVKTGAFAKAAEELFVTEPAVYIQVRSLEKDMGFILLDRFGKELHPTEMGKLLYDYAEKIFGLVEEATQAVQELQDLKSGSLRLGVTKALSQYLMPAVIANFQDRHPHLSIHLDERSSRELVEGILLHRFELAIAAKVPYPERVAVVPFTRDELILVGSPRSKLLKQDKVTLQNLTAESIILSDARSATKFTMWHEFEIRGLNPTSIIEAGSTEFIKSLVKKGKGYAFIASICVREDIKNGTLAAIPLAEGSFNMDICIIHLKGKTLSPAAAAFVSFLQENKGSRTLTKLVDDLVK; encoded by the coding sequence ATGATGAATTTAAATCAGTTGCGGGCTCTGTACTGCGTTGTCAAGACAGGCGCCTTTGCCAAGGCAGCCGAAGAGCTCTTTGTTACCGAGCCGGCCGTCTATATCCAGGTGCGCTCCTTAGAGAAGGACATGGGCTTTATCTTGCTGGACAGATTTGGCAAGGAATTGCACCCAACGGAGATGGGCAAGCTTCTTTATGACTATGCAGAGAAGATATTCGGCCTCGTCGAAGAAGCGACACAAGCGGTGCAGGAGCTGCAGGATCTCAAAAGCGGTTCATTGCGGCTGGGCGTCACCAAAGCCCTTTCCCAATACCTCATGCCTGCGGTTATCGCCAATTTCCAGGATCGCCATCCGCATCTTTCCATCCACCTTGATGAAAGAAGCTCCCGGGAGCTCGTGGAAGGCATCCTGCTCCATCGGTTCGAACTGGCCATTGCGGCAAAGGTTCCCTACCCGGAAAGGGTGGCCGTCGTGCCTTTCACTCGGGACGAACTCATTCTCGTCGGTTCTCCGCGCAGCAAACTGCTCAAGCAAGATAAGGTCACCCTTCAGAATCTGACCGCCGAGTCTATCATTCTTTCCGATGCCAGATCAGCCACCAAATTCACCATGTGGCATGAATTTGAAATAAGGGGTCTCAATCCTACGTCAATCATTGAGGCCGGGAGTACGGAATTTATCAAGTCACTGGTAAAAAAAGGCAAGGGATATGCTTTTATAGCCAGTATCTGCGTCCGGGAGGATATCAAAAACGGGACGCTTGCCGCCATCCCACTTGCTGAAGGCAGTTTTAACATGGATATCTGCATCATCCATCTTAAGGGGAAGACGCTGTCTCCGGCGGCTGCGGCATTTGTCTCCTTCCTTCAGGAAAACAAGGGATCGCGAACGCTGACCAAACTTGTGGATGATTTGGTGAAATAG
- a CDS encoding NAD(P)/FAD-dependent oxidoreductase, which produces MRELEFDGIIIGAGPNGLTAAGYLAKAGLKVAVLERRYEIGGGLATENLLLPGMLVDSHAIYHMMCEYAPPLRDFELETRYDLKWIYPDLQVVMPFQDGTYLALYNDPEKSAESIRKFSEKDAESFLNFASISDEAMDVFLAPASYVNPLPSLEQAAKLELHPATRWDDELTGYTPRQIVDSWFENDKVRAFFLYLATMWGLDYDLEGLGYLVPLMINRGWHFRLSHMGSHHVAHLMGKYISENGSRVISGCVIKKILIENNEAKGVELEDGTIIKAKKFVCSTLNPHQTFYDYVGKEHLEPELITRLDQWKYSDMSFFTVHLALTERPHFKIFDQHPELADALIYIVGYESEQDLINHFEASKRGELHDGGFNCCFPSIHDPIRMHRHPDSFVKHIGLISMECAPYNLKDGGPLAWNRMRRDYAERCKAILGRYAPNMNQDTIVWDYIGTPLDTENKFPDMKQGCFKQGAYLPLQMGYFRPNEFCSQHDTPIKNLYIGGASTHSGGMITYGPGFNAAEKIAEDLGIKKWWPEPRGVKEARDLGLF; this is translated from the coding sequence ATGAGGGAATTGGAATTTGACGGGATTATCATCGGCGCCGGTCCAAATGGACTCACTGCGGCGGGATATCTCGCCAAGGCAGGGTTGAAAGTTGCAGTTCTGGAAAGAAGGTATGAGATCGGGGGGGGGTTGGCGACGGAAAATCTGCTTCTCCCAGGCATGCTGGTGGACAGCCACGCCATCTACCACATGATGTGCGAGTACGCGCCTCCCCTGAGAGATTTCGAGCTGGAAACAAGATATGACCTGAAGTGGATATATCCTGATCTGCAAGTTGTCATGCCCTTTCAGGACGGCACTTATCTCGCCCTGTACAACGATCCGGAAAAATCGGCCGAGTCCATCCGCAAATTTTCGGAAAAGGATGCCGAATCGTTCCTCAACTTCGCCAGCATTTCCGATGAAGCGATGGATGTCTTCCTGGCCCCGGCAAGCTATGTAAACCCCTTGCCGAGCCTGGAGCAGGCGGCCAAACTGGAACTCCATCCGGCAACCAGGTGGGACGATGAACTGACTGGCTATACGCCTCGGCAGATCGTTGACTCGTGGTTCGAAAACGACAAGGTCAGGGCATTTTTTCTCTATCTCGCCACCATGTGGGGGCTCGATTACGACCTTGAAGGTCTGGGTTATCTGGTGCCCCTGATGATCAACCGGGGATGGCATTTCCGCCTGAGTCACATGGGCTCGCATCATGTGGCCCATCTGATGGGAAAGTACATCTCCGAAAACGGCAGCCGGGTAATCAGCGGCTGCGTCATCAAAAAGATCCTCATCGAAAACAACGAAGCCAAAGGGGTAGAACTTGAGGACGGCACGATAATCAAGGCCAAAAAATTCGTTTGCAGCACCCTTAACCCGCATCAGACCTTCTATGATTATGTGGGGAAGGAACATCTCGAACCGGAATTGATCACCCGGCTCGACCAGTGGAAATATTCGGACATGAGTTTCTTCACCGTCCATCTGGCGCTCACGGAAAGACCGCACTTCAAGATTTTCGATCAGCATCCGGAACTCGCCGATGCCCTGATCTACATAGTTGGCTACGAAAGCGAACAGGATCTGATCAACCACTTTGAGGCTTCCAAGCGCGGAGAACTGCACGACGGCGGCTTCAACTGCTGTTTCCCGTCCATTCATGACCCAATCCGCATGCATCGCCATCCCGACAGCTTCGTTAAACATATCGGCCTCATTTCGATGGAGTGCGCCCCCTACAACCTGAAAGACGGAGGCCCCCTGGCCTGGAACAGGATGAGAAGAGACTATGCGGAACGCTGCAAGGCCATTCTTGGCAGGTACGCGCCGAACATGAACCAGGATACGATCGTCTGGGATTACATCGGCACGCCCCTGGATACGGAAAACAAATTCCCCGACATGAAGCAGGGCTGTTTCAAACAGGGCGCCTACCTCCCGCTGCAGATGGGCTATTTCCGGCCGAACGAATTCTGCAGCCAGCATGATACGCCAATCAAGAATCTTTACATTGGCGGCGCCTCCACCCATTCGGGCGGAATGATTACCTACGGGCCTGGCTTCAACGCCGCCGAGAAGATTGCCGAGGACCTGGGGATCAAGAAATGGTGGCCCGAACCGCGCGGCGTCAAAGAGGCAAGAGACCTCGGACTGTTTTGA
- a CDS encoding ferredoxin:thioredoxin reductase, with product MNAEQLYELLKKSQEPKGYFLNADKKMALELIGGLIVNRERYGYASCPCRLASGNREWDQDIICPCVYREQDVRQYGQCYCALYLASPSEKDSGDIVVPERRPPEKTRA from the coding sequence ATGAACGCGGAACAACTTTACGAATTGCTCAAGAAGTCACAGGAACCCAAGGGTTATTTTTTAAATGCCGATAAAAAAATGGCATTGGAGCTGATCGGCGGATTGATCGTCAACCGTGAGCGATACGGCTATGCTTCCTGTCCCTGTCGTCTGGCATCAGGAAATCGCGAGTGGGATCAAGATATTATCTGTCCATGTGTTTACCGGGAGCAGGACGTTCGGCAATACGGGCAGTGTTACTGCGCTCTTTATCTGGCATCCCCGTCAGAAAAAGATTCGGGAGACATCGTCGTCCCAGAAAGAAGACCCCCTGAAAAAACGAGGGCATAA
- a CDS encoding 3-oxoacyl-ACP reductase FabG: MQHKTLEDKVVIITGAGKGLGKAFALRFADEGAKLVLVTRKDLDGLKKAAEEATARGAECIFFLADVTKLEEMQKVADETVKKFGKIDVLVNNAAYYFGVARKPFDQISPEEWDMMMGINVKGPWICARAVFPSMKEQGKGKIINLASEVFFTGSNGFAHYVASKGGVVGLTRALAAELGPNNITVNAVAPGFTDTEASRTIADIAKYDTSKTPLRRLGKAEDIVGAVIFLASDDADFITGEIILVDGGRAMH; encoded by the coding sequence ATGCAGCATAAAACACTTGAGGACAAGGTTGTTATCATCACAGGAGCGGGCAAGGGGCTGGGCAAGGCTTTCGCCTTGAGGTTTGCCGACGAAGGCGCCAAACTTGTCCTCGTAACCAGAAAAGACCTTGATGGGCTCAAAAAAGCGGCAGAAGAAGCAACCGCCAGGGGCGCTGAATGCATCTTTTTTCTGGCTGACGTTACCAAACTCGAAGAGATGCAGAAAGTAGCTGATGAAACTGTCAAGAAATTCGGCAAGATTGATGTTTTGGTGAATAATGCCGCTTACTATTTCGGCGTCGCGCGAAAGCCCTTCGATCAAATATCGCCGGAGGAGTGGGACATGATGATGGGCATCAACGTCAAGGGACCCTGGATCTGTGCCCGGGCGGTATTCCCCAGCATGAAGGAGCAGGGCAAAGGTAAGATCATTAACCTTGCTTCCGAGGTATTCTTCACTGGTTCCAATGGCTTTGCCCATTACGTAGCCTCCAAGGGCGGAGTTGTCGGATTAACCAGGGCGCTGGCCGCCGAACTGGGGCCGAACAACATCACGGTAAACGCCGTAGCGCCAGGCTTTACTGATACCGAAGCGAGCCGCACGATCGCGGATATTGCAAAATATGACACATCAAAAACGCCCCTCCGGAGACTGGGCAAAGCTGAAGACATTGTCGGAGCGGTAATTTTTCTGGCTTCCGATGACGCCGATTTCATAACGGGAGAAATTATACTTGTGGATGGCGGGAGGGCCATGCACTAG
- a CDS encoding MipA/OmpV family protein: MRIRHVMMVTLMLSVFLLPSSAIGEEKPLWEVGAGLAVLQMPDYRGSDEKRLYLLPYPYIIYRGDILKVDRERISGRIFKTDRLLLDFSLFGSAPVDSSQNTARSGMSDLDPMFEIGPSLNIALLENRQDRYKLNLTLPVRAVFSTDFSSLRHKGWVFSPRLVFEKTDLIPESGLNLGISVGPMFADSVYHRYFYSVEPAYATAQRPSYDAGCGYSGSTLTLGLNKGFKQFIFNAFVSVDFLQGAVIEDSPLVKTRYSVMSGFSVSWIFLKSAKRVPAER; this comes from the coding sequence ATGCGCATTCGTCACGTGATGATGGTCACTTTGATGCTCTCGGTTTTTTTATTACCCTCAAGCGCTATAGGAGAGGAAAAACCTCTTTGGGAAGTAGGTGCGGGATTGGCGGTTCTCCAAATGCCCGACTACCGTGGGTCTGACGAAAAAAGACTTTATTTGCTGCCTTATCCGTACATCATCTACCGCGGCGATATTTTAAAAGTCGACAGGGAGCGCATTTCGGGACGCATTTTTAAAACAGATAGACTGTTATTGGATTTTAGTCTCTTTGGTAGCGCGCCGGTTGATAGTTCCCAAAATACCGCCCGCAGCGGTATGTCGGATCTTGACCCAATGTTTGAAATAGGTCCGTCTTTAAATATAGCGCTCCTTGAAAACCGGCAAGACCGCTACAAATTGAATCTTACTTTACCGGTGCGTGCTGTTTTTTCTACTGATTTTTCATCGCTGCGTCATAAAGGCTGGGTATTTAGTCCCCGGCTGGTTTTCGAAAAAACCGATTTAATTCCGGAGAGCGGTTTGAATCTGGGAATTTCAGTCGGGCCGATGTTTGCCGACAGCGTCTACCATAGATATTTTTATTCGGTCGAGCCGGCTTATGCTACGGCCCAGCGCCCTTCCTATGATGCCGGCTGCGGATACAGCGGTTCCACACTTACCCTCGGTTTAAATAAAGGATTTAAACAATTTATCTTTAATGCTTTTGTCAGCGTGGATTTTCTCCAAGGCGCCGTTATTGAAGATAGCCCGTTAGTAAAAACCAGATATTCCGTCATGAGCGGGTTCAGCGTGTCCTGGATATTCCTGAAATCCGCAAAACGTGTACCTGCCGAAAGATAA
- a CDS encoding sugar phosphate nucleotidyltransferase, with amino-acid sequence MFAVIMAGGRGTRFWPRSREKMPKHLLDIQSEKSLIRETVDRIRPLVPPERTLIVTGRSHAVELIRLLPEIPAGNIIIEPVGRNTAPCIGLAALHIQKRAGDAVMLVLPSDHRIAAEMQFRRVLEAAAVAAASQEALLTIGIKPTGPATGYGYLEAGELFAKDGDLPIRRVKSIREKPDLATAGEFLKNGEFLWNSGMFIWKASTILNEIARFLPDIYKGLTEIKSVLGGEDEAEVVERVYPSLPSVSIDYGVMEKAKDVLVIPGDFGWSDLGSWDALWEVSPKDARGNVVRGRFIGIDAGDSLVYSPEKLVAIVGVRDIFVVETKDALLICRRDRSQDVRKVVEKLEKEGLGEYL; translated from the coding sequence ATGTTTGCAGTAATTATGGCCGGAGGCCGGGGGACGCGTTTCTGGCCCCGCAGCAGGGAGAAAATGCCCAAGCATCTCCTTGACATCCAGAGCGAAAAGTCGCTGATCAGGGAAACGGTTGACCGGATTAGGCCGCTTGTTCCCCCGGAGCGCACGCTGATTGTGACCGGCCGAAGTCATGCCGTGGAGCTGATTCGCCTTTTGCCGGAAATTCCCGCGGGAAATATTATAATCGAGCCGGTCGGGCGCAATACCGCCCCCTGCATCGGGCTTGCCGCCCTCCATATCCAAAAAAGGGCAGGGGACGCGGTGATGCTGGTGCTGCCTTCCGATCACCGGATCGCCGCTGAGATGCAATTTCGCCGCGTTCTGGAGGCGGCTGCCGTAGCTGCAGCATCACAGGAAGCGCTGTTGACGATCGGCATCAAACCGACCGGACCGGCAACCGGGTACGGATATCTCGAAGCGGGAGAGCTCTTTGCGAAGGATGGGGATTTGCCAATTCGCCGGGTTAAGTCAATCCGGGAAAAACCGGATCTCGCGACAGCCGGAGAATTCCTGAAAAATGGTGAATTCTTATGGAACAGCGGGATGTTCATCTGGAAGGCCTCGACGATACTGAACGAAATTGCCCGTTTTCTACCGGATATCTATAAAGGACTGACCGAGATAAAATCTGTTCTCGGCGGGGAGGACGAAGCCGAGGTTGTCGAGAGGGTCTATCCCTCTTTGCCTTCCGTCTCAATAGATTACGGGGTGATGGAAAAGGCGAAGGATGTCCTCGTCATCCCCGGGGACTTCGGCTGGTCGGATCTCGGGAGCTGGGATGCCCTCTGGGAGGTTTCCCCAAAGGATGCAAGAGGCAACGTCGTGCGCGGACGCTTCATCGGCATTGATGCGGGCGATTCCCTCGTTTACAGCCCGGAAAAACTCGTCGCCATAGTCGGGGTGCGGGACATTTTCGTCGTCGAAACGAAAGATGCCCTCCTTATCTGCCGCCGCGACCGCTCCCAGGATGTCCGCAAGGTGGTAGAAAAACTCGAAAAAGAGGGTTTGGGTGAATATCTGTAG